In Armatimonadota bacterium, a single genomic region encodes these proteins:
- a CDS encoding family 10 glycosylhydrolase → MLTAMIALATLQNDLPPINREFRAAWIATVDNIDWPTNRTDSVETQKQDLKNIVARAKQLHLNALIFQVRPSADALYKSKLEPWSEYLTNQQGQAPNPAWDPLEFMVAECHKNGIELHCWFNPYRAQHPSQKNPVANNHLSKTNPAVVKQYGTYLWMDPGEPAVQKRSLDVMIDVVKRYDIDGVHIDDYFYPYPILDENKKKVDFPDAPSYAKYGGGMNKDDWRRKNVDDFIEQLYKEIKRQKCHVKFGISPFGIYRPGIPETIKAGVDQYAELYADAEKWLKKGWCDYYTPQLYWPISQTPQSYPVLLDYWIKVNDQKRHVWPGLYTSRTDPAGGAWKAQEIGDQIRLSREKQATAGNVHFSMKALMKNWGLLSTGLQRGLYKDDAFVPESPWLSPRKPKSPEICIENGTITLKCKGDEETTAVSLKTKEGTWSPWTHAEEGVPLKNATQIAAISFSRAGIASEPTIQTVK, encoded by the coding sequence ATGCTCACCGCGATGATCGCCCTTGCAACGCTGCAAAACGACCTCCCCCCCATCAATCGCGAGTTCCGCGCCGCCTGGATCGCCACCGTCGACAACATCGACTGGCCCACCAACCGCACCGACAGCGTCGAAACCCAAAAGCAAGACCTCAAAAACATCGTCGCAAGGGCCAAACAACTCCACCTCAACGCCCTTATCTTCCAAGTCCGCCCCTCCGCCGACGCCCTCTACAAAAGCAAGCTCGAACCCTGGAGCGAATACCTGACCAACCAACAAGGCCAAGCCCCAAACCCCGCCTGGGACCCGCTCGAATTCATGGTCGCCGAATGCCACAAGAACGGCATCGAGCTCCACTGCTGGTTCAACCCCTACCGCGCCCAGCACCCCTCGCAAAAGAACCCCGTCGCCAATAACCACCTCAGCAAAACCAACCCCGCAGTGGTCAAACAGTACGGAACCTACCTCTGGATGGACCCCGGCGAGCCCGCCGTCCAAAAGCGCTCCCTCGACGTCATGATCGACGTCGTCAAACGCTACGACATCGACGGCGTCCACATCGACGACTACTTCTACCCCTACCCAATCCTCGACGAAAACAAGAAGAAAGTCGACTTCCCCGACGCCCCCAGCTACGCCAAGTACGGCGGCGGAATGAACAAAGACGACTGGCGTCGCAAAAACGTCGACGACTTCATCGAGCAACTCTACAAAGAAATCAAGCGCCAAAAGTGCCACGTCAAGTTCGGAATCTCCCCCTTCGGCATCTACCGCCCCGGCATCCCCGAAACCATCAAAGCCGGAGTCGACCAATACGCCGAACTCTACGCCGACGCCGAAAAGTGGCTCAAAAAAGGCTGGTGCGACTACTACACGCCCCAACTCTACTGGCCAATCTCCCAAACCCCCCAGTCCTACCCCGTCCTCCTCGACTACTGGATCAAGGTCAACGACCAAAAACGCCACGTCTGGCCCGGACTCTACACCAGCCGAACCGACCCCGCCGGAGGAGCCTGGAAGGCCCAAGAAATCGGCGACCAAATCCGCCTCTCTCGCGAAAAACAAGCCACCGCCGGCAACGTCCACTTCAGCATGAAAGCCCTCATGAAGAACTGGGGCCTGCTCAGCACCGGCCTCCAACGCGGACTCTACAAAGACGACGCCTTCGTCCCCGAATCCCCCTGGCTCTCCCCCCGCAAACCCAAATCCCCCGAAATCTGCATCGAAAACGGCACCATCACCCTCAAGTGCAAAGGCGACGAAGAAACCACCGCCGTCTCCCTCAAAACCAAAGAAGGCACCTGGTCCCCCTGGACCCACGCCGAAGAAGGAGTCCCCCTAAAAAACGCCACCCAAATCGCCGCCATCAGCTTCAGTCGAGCGGGCATCGCCAGCGAACCGACGATTCAGACGGTCAAGTGA